The genomic DNA TCCCGGAAACGGTGAAACTTGGTGGCGTACTTTCGCCCAGAATAACGGGAACCTTAAGTGCCAACACACCATTGGCAGCAGGGCTGCCAGTCAGAATCTCAAGCATTTTGTCACCCGACAGACCAGCACTTTTCCCCACTTGCAGCGCTTCGCGAAGACATTGCCAATAACTTGCCAGCATCATGTTGTTGACGATCTTGGCCGCCATGCCATGCCCCAGCGGACCGACATAATGGATGCGGTTTGACATGGCTCCAGCAACAGGTAGAAATCTGTCAACATCAGAGGCTTGGCCACCAATGTAGATCCCGGCCTTGCCCTGCGTAACCATAATTGGCCAGCCTGAGATGGGCGCATCAAGCAACTGGGCGCCTGCCGCGTCGATGCGCGCAGCAAAAGCGGTATGAATTGCCGGATTGACGGTGCTGCAATCAACAATCAGCAGTCCCTCCAAGTTCGTTTCCAGCAGCCCGTCAAGAACTGATGAGACCGCCTGATCATCACTCAGCGACAGCAAGATTATGTCAGCGCATTCAACAATTGTTGCTAAGCTATTGTGCCCGGTAACGCCGCATTCCAATGCCCAACCGGCATCCACGCCGCGTCTTGTCCAAGCCTCAATCTGAAAGCCTTGTCCCGACAACCGTTCGGCAATTGCCGTACCCATTTTGCCAAGCCCGATAATGCCAATGCTGTTGTTCATCGAGCTTTCTTTTTGTTCGGCCACAATCCGCTCATCAACTCTCTACCTCCAACATTGGATAATCGTCGGCATTCAGAACCCATCCCGGCTTCAGGCTGAAATCCATGCGCGGCGGACAAAAAATGTCGACCATTGCATTATGACCGGAACCGGTAGCCCGGCTTGTATGCACAACCGGAGGCGGGATCACCAAAGCGGACGGCGCGCCGACCTTGAACTCAATATCATCACGCCAGTCGGCCATATCGGTCGTCCAAGGCCAGCGCAGGTGATGCGAATACGAACCCTCAAGCACCAGCGAACCCTGTTCGAAGTCGTCATGGTGGTGCGGTGATAATTTGGAGCTGTCCCGCGGACCCTCATAAGGATCAAGAATGTTCACCATGAATGTCGTACAGCGAAAGATGCGGCCAAACCGGCCCTCCTCCTTCATGACATCCAGCGAATAGTGCCGCAATTTCCAACCATCAAGTGGCACAGGCCAAGCCTGGAATGAAGGTATATGATCGCGCGGAATGTCATAGGCCTTGGCATTAGGACACAAAGCGACAAGGTCCGACGACTGGCTGGTAAATAGCCTGAAGAACCGCCCTCCCTCTGGAACGGTTACACAACTGTCCCCCGGAGGAATGAAGGCAATTGAATTGCCCACCACATTCTGACTTTTTCCATTCACCGAAATGACAGCACCGGCTGAAGGCAATAGCACAACATATTCATCCGGCTGATTGTTGCGATTGAAGGTGCCACCGGGTTCCGCTTCGGACTGAACCAAAATGAAGTTATGCCCGCGCAAAAACCAGCTGGCGCCATTTTTGTCACGAATGTTCGGGGCTGTATCATAAAAGGTCGCGAGTTGCGCCTCGGCGATCAACCCCGTCTTGGGTTTGCGCAGGACTGCAGTTGCCAGTGCTGCCCGGGGGTCGGATTTATCATAGGCCAACTGCGCCGCCTTTCTGTATCGGGAGAGCGTCTTGAAAGTTCTGTAGCAACGAACGGGCGGCATCACGCAACAATGCTTGATCCGACGTCACGATAAAGGCGCTAACACCCATGTCCGAAAGAGCCTGCGCATCTTGCACACTTCCCGACATTGCGCAGATACGCACATTTGCTGCCTGCGCGGCTTGCACGATCTGCTGTGTTGCATCTTTCACTGGGGCCGATCCAGCTTTGCACTCACCATAAGCCACAGTCAGATCACCTCGGCCAATAAAGACCCCGTCAAGTCCAGTCGTGGCCACGATTTGTGAAATGCTATCGACAGCTTCGGGATCTTCGATCATGGCGATCACAAGCGCTCGTTCATCTTCATCGCGAAGATGCTCCGCAATTGATTTACTCCCGAAATTTCCAGCCCGGGTGGTCGCCGAATAACCGCGCGAACCCGTTCGGTAACGTGCCGCATCAACAATCTTTTTTGCCTTCGCCGCTGACGTAATATGCGGCACCAGGACACCGTCGGCACCACAGTCCAACACCGAAAGAATTGCCGCTGGATCATCATTCTGGACCCGCACCAAACAGCCCAATCCCGATGCACGGCAGGCTAAAATGATATGGTCCGTGCTTTCTCGATTTATCGCTGAATGTTCCTCGTCAATGACGACAAAATCAAAGCCCACTGTCGCAAGAATTTCCGCTGGCATGGTGTGAGCGACTTTCAGAAAACTACCGACAAGCTGAGCGCCAGCCAGAAATCTCTGTCGTAATGCCATGTTGGAATTACTCATAGCTGCCCCATTGAATAGCGCTCAGGCTGGACACTCATTGTCCAGCATTGTCTGGTATGGGAAGACCCACCAGTCTTGATGGGTTATCGCGCACCAGAAGCTTTATTTCTCCCTCAGTGAAGCCAGATGCCAGACAAAGTTTGATCGCCTGGCGCATACCTTCCACGGGTGTAGGATTGTCTACTTGCCCCAGATCTGATCCAATTGAGGAATTCTCGACACCGGCTGCGCGAATATGCTCAGCCAGCTTATGCGGCTCATAGACATTGAAACGGCTGTCGACATAAAGACAGGCTGATTGCTCAATCAAGGCTCCGAATTCTGCCATTTCGCGAATATCGTCATAGGTGAAATGCAGACCATACATCGGGTGATTGACAATCAGTTTTTTTACACCGCGCGCTTTTGCTTCTTCAAACAGTTTCCAGATTTCCCAGACATGCAGATGACCCGATGACAAAATCGCGTCGAACTCGGCTATCGAATCCAGGATTTCTTTGATGGAATCGATGATGTCACCCTTGTCGTCCAGCACGGTCAACAATTTAGGCGGGCGCAACTGAACATTCGTCGCCAGACGGGATTTACGAAATGAACTGCGAATATGATTTGCTGATTGTGCAGTAGGCATCCAAATGATCTTGCCGCCGTGCTTCAGCTGAGAATCGACAACATAGGGATCAAAGCCCCCAGTGGTATTGTTCAGGACCAGACCACCAAACATCGACACGCCATGGTGACCAAGCAAGCGCTCCATAATGGGCAGGAATGGTGCGACAGAATAATGGTGATCCTTAAATAAAATGCCCCGCATCCCTGCCTGGGCCGCCTGTTCTACAGCTTCAAAATGATCAACCTGACGTTCCATGATCGAGGGCCCGGAATGGACGTGCAGATCAACCGCGCCCTGCATCAGTTTGTCGACTTTACGATTGTCCACTTCGGCAATTAATTCGCGCAACTTGGCACGATTGCTTTCAGTATTCATTGTAATCTCCTCCGATACGGGCCCGCTTTTACAACGTTTATAGAAGCAGCTGATGAGGATACAACGGCTATGGTTACTCGTTCCACAGAGCGGAATGGGGTGCAACCCGATTGAGCAGAGTGGAAGGGTCAACACATGTTGAATAACTCCTTTTCATGATGAAGAAATTCAGTTTAAATTGCAGCAGATAGAGGCTTGTCGTGTGAAATTCGAATTTATTGTACGATATTTAGTGGCTTGGATTGCGCCTGTATTACGCCAATTCATTTTACTTTCCGCCATTCAGCCAAAATGGAGATCGACAACGGTCCATACCGACGCATAGTTTACACTTTCTCCGGTGTGAACGATTTTGCGGCGGTGTTTCAAACCCCCAGTGAGCGAACCGGTGCGGAATAGGATCCCACGAATAATCCGTATCCAACGAGTACGAGGAACGCTCCCGCGGCACAGGTGATAAATTGGCTGGCATAGTTCAGTTGATCAAACCGCGATCCGACGGTTTTCAATGCCATTTTGCGCATTTGAACCGGCTTTGGTATTCCAACAGTTCAGCGCGCGCCCAATGCGGCAAGCTTTGCATCTGACAGGTATGCATACCGGTTCATCTGCACCGGCCCCGCGCCCAACGCCTCAAACCGGCGCATGACATCCTCCAGTGGTCCATAACCGTGAGACATGCCCCAAACCGGGGTACTCCCCGCCTGGCCACGCACCTGATCGATCTTGCTGCGGATGGACGCGCTTGTCGCAGGGTGCGCATCCTGAGGGTCGGGATATTTGATGTCGTTCGGGTCGCGTGGCATCTCCGGCGATAATTGCAACAGCCGACTGAGCAGTCGCGCGACCGCAGGTGGTGAAAAGTCGCTGCGGCTGGTCAGAGCTGACAGATAATCTGCCTCAATCAACGGCCAATGCATGGTGTAGAATTTCACCCCCATCGCATCGCAATTGGGCGCTACTGCCGCCGGGTCAAATCCGGTGGCGAGATTCAAAGGGGGTGGGAATGCGTGCAGGAACAATTTGCATTTGCCCTGGCTGGCCTCATCCACGGTTCTACGCAAGAACCTGGCGAAATCCGTGACAACACTCCGGCGCAGTTCCAGAAGGTCGCCCAAAACAGGATAGGCGGTCAGCAGGCTATCGCGAAAACTGTCAAAATCCTCGAGCGATATGGCCTTGTGCCGAAGGGTACTGTCACCCAGATCGGACAGAAACGCCATGGTCCCGCGCGCCAGCACATCAAGATCCAGCCCCAGTGCTGCAGCATACGGTGCCATCGCCGGGTTGAAATCAAAAAACAGGGCGTCGAAATGATACACAGGATATTCGGGCCAGTCGAATTTCAGCCCGTCGATCTGCGGGTAGGTCTTGCACAGGTCCCGTGTGATGGCGCGGACATAGGCGCGCACATCGGACGACGCGAGGGAGGCATTGCGATCAACCCGCCCGGTGCGCGGCACCAAAGTGGGCAGCAACGGTTCATCACCCGGCAACGGGCCGCCGAATTGAACCCTGTAACACGGCGGGATTGCCGCCTGAATCTGCATCCAGACCTCCAGTCCGCGCGCCTTGGCAGCATCAACGAAATGCCCGACAACCGCGCCCTGATCGTCGGTCAGCGCGGTCGGTTCCGGCGGGCGATAGGCCAGACCTTCGTACAGCCGCGGGTCGGGCCGGAACGAAGGTGCCGCCGTCATCCACAATTCGCGCTGGCCCCAAAGTGAGCGGTCCAGCAACCGCTTTTGCCCCAACCCGCCATCGCTGGGTGGCTCCCGGTGGCCCGTACCCCCAGGTGCCAGAGACGCCACATAGGGCGATGTCGTCAGCGACCCGGCACGCGCCAGTCCGGCTATGTTGTCAAGCACCGCGTCAACACCCTCGGACTGGGCATATTCGGGCATGACGGTGATGCCGAGATCGGGATTGATCATGTTGAAGGTCCGGACTCAGGTTGAGGCACTACCAGCGACAGGCCAAGACCGAGCCTGGACATTGGCAATGTTACACGTCCGCCAATGGGTTGCGGCAGCGCCTGATCGACCAGGCTATCGAACATCGGCGTCTCGTCAAACTGGGTTTCCAGGAGTTCCTCCTGCGGCAGAGAGGCACATATGTGCATGCTGTGCATGTGGCATATCGGACCAGACGGATTATGCGGCGAAAACGCCACGCCGTGGCGCGCCATATCGACGGAAATCGCCAGCATCTCTCGCGGGCCGCCGCAATATTTGACGTCCGGCATCATCACATCATAAGCACCCGCCGCCAGATAGGGCGCGAACCCTTGCCGCAGGATTGCGGTTTCCAGTCCGGCAAGGCGCATGCCTGCGGCATTGGCCCGCCTGCGCAGGGACACCAGTTCCGCAATTCCAGCTTCGGTTTCCAAAATCGGGCATTCAATCCAGTACGGTTTCAACGGCGCGCAAGCGTCGATCAACCTTCCGGCACCGGCAACATCGAACCGCCAATGACAATCGACCATCAGCCTCCGCTCGCCAACCACATCACGCACTGCGGCGATGCGGGCCAATCCAAGGCCCATCGCATCGGTCATTTCACGGCGGCCCATCGTTGCCCGAACCTCGTCAAACGGTGCGACCTTGATCGCATTGTGACCATGCGCCAGCGCGCGGCGGGCATTACTCGCCATGCCTTCGGGGCTGCGATCCCGGGTGCTGCGATTGATGTTGGCGTAAATCCCGATCTGGTCTCGCCCGGCGCGGCCAAGATGATCTGAAAGAGACACTCCTGCCATGCGTGCGGCCAGATCGGCTTGTGCCTGGCGCAGGGCCGAGGACAGGGCGGCCTGCGGCAGCGTATCGAACCGCAGATCGGCCAGATCGGCCTCAGTCAGGCGCTTCGGCAGAGCATTGAAACAATCAGTCACCGTCGCTTCCTGATTCTCCAATGTGGCCTCGCCCCAGCCGACAGTTTCACCATCGCTCAGCGACACGAAAAGCCAGATCGTGGCAGGTGTGACTGTGACGGGAACGAATTGAACGGTAAATTCGCTCATCTGTCCCCCAACATGCGCAACGCCGCACAAGCAGCGCCAAAGCCGT from Pararhizobium sp. IMCC3301 includes the following:
- a CDS encoding NAD(P)-dependent oxidoreductase, with amino-acid sequence MNNSIGIIGLGKMGTAIAERLSGQGFQIEAWTRRGVDAGWALECGVTGHNSLATIVECADIILLSLSDDQAVSSVLDGLLETNLEGLLIVDCSTVNPAIHTAFAARIDAAGAQLLDAPISGWPIMVTQGKAGIYIGGQASDVDRFLPVAGAMSNRIHYVGPLGHGMAAKIVNNMMLASYWQCLREALQVGKSAGLSGDKMLEILTGSPAANGVLALKVPVILGESTPPSFTVSGIVSDLAMFNDVAMSAGIDAPALGAALKSFMRHEETGAGEEDFVSMVAAALKDSPMDSKDVL
- a CDS encoding HpcH/HpaI aldolase/citrate lyase family protein is translated as MSNSNMALRQRFLAGAQLVGSFLKVAHTMPAEILATVGFDFVVIDEEHSAINRESTDHIILACRASGLGCLVRVQNDDPAAILSVLDCGADGVLVPHITSAAKAKKIVDAARYRTGSRGYSATTRAGNFGSKSIAEHLRDEDERALVIAMIEDPEAVDSISQIVATTGLDGVFIGRGDLTVAYGECKAGSAPVKDATQQIVQAAQAANVRICAMSGSVQDAQALSDMGVSAFIVTSDQALLRDAARSLLQNFQDALPIQKGGAVGL
- a CDS encoding DUF6282 family protein; the encoded protein is MNTESNRAKLRELIAEVDNRKVDKLMQGAVDLHVHSGPSIMERQVDHFEAVEQAAQAGMRGILFKDHHYSVAPFLPIMERLLGHHGVSMFGGLVLNNTTGGFDPYVVDSQLKHGGKIIWMPTAQSANHIRSSFRKSRLATNVQLRPPKLLTVLDDKGDIIDSIKEILDSIAEFDAILSSGHLHVWEIWKLFEEAKARGVKKLIVNHPMYGLHFTYDDIREMAEFGALIEQSACLYVDSRFNVYEPHKLAEHIRAAGVENSSIGSDLGQVDNPTPVEGMRQAIKLCLASGFTEGEIKLLVRDNPSRLVGLPIPDNAGQ
- a CDS encoding mandelate racemase/muconate lactonizing enzyme family protein; its protein translation is MSEFTVQFVPVTVTPATIWLFVSLSDGETVGWGEATLENQEATVTDCFNALPKRLTEADLADLRFDTLPQAALSSALRQAQADLAARMAGVSLSDHLGRAGRDQIGIYANINRSTRDRSPEGMASNARRALAHGHNAIKVAPFDEVRATMGRREMTDAMGLGLARIAAVRDVVGERRLMVDCHWRFDVAGAGRLIDACAPLKPYWIECPILETEAGIAELVSLRRRANAAGMRLAGLETAILRQGFAPYLAAGAYDVMMPDVKYCGGPREMLAISVDMARHGVAFSPHNPSGPICHMHSMHICASLPQEELLETQFDETPMFDSLVDQALPQPIGGRVTLPMSRLGLGLSLVVPQPESGPST